The Macrococcoides canis genome has a window encoding:
- the uvrC gene encoding excinuclease ABC subunit UvrC, whose translation MEDYEMQIRNKLSVLPSEPGCYLMKDRNDQVIYVGKAKNLRNRVRSYFTGSHDEKTTRLVMEIRDFEYIVTSTEIESLLLELTLIKKHYPRYNILLKDDKSYPFIKITNEKHPRLLVTRTVKKNSGKYFGPYPNAYAAHETKKLLDRIIPFRKCTHLPDKLCLYYHIGQCLGPCVYDVDQKEYQRYIQIVTNFLNGHDTTIVEELKEKMNTKAENLEFEEAKEYRDLIQHIESLMFKQKMMTSDMTTRDIFGFSVDKGWMCVQVFFIRQGNLIERKVQMIPLIDDAKSHFYNFIGQFYQLEENILPGEVHIPLGLDMDMVRSVVETKVIQPKKGRKKEMVDLAVKNAKIALTNKFDIIERDESRTVKAIEELGNVMGIETPIRIEAFDNSNIQGVDPVAAMITFVDGKPSKRDYRKYKIKTVTGPDDYASMREVVRRRYTRVLKENLPLPDLIIVDGGKGHMTSVLDVLINELNLDIPVAGLKKNDKHMTSELIYGDEFNIIPLNKKSQSFYLLQRIQDEVHRFAISFHRNTRRKTGLSSQLDQIEGMGPKRKQKLMKHFGSVKRIKEASVEEIRAAGLPEKLAIEIKTKLNLE comes from the coding sequence ATGGAAGATTATGAAATGCAAATAAGAAATAAATTATCGGTGTTACCGTCTGAACCTGGATGCTACTTGATGAAAGACAGAAATGACCAGGTCATCTATGTCGGCAAGGCAAAGAATTTAAGAAATAGAGTGCGCAGCTATTTTACTGGCAGTCATGATGAGAAGACAACGCGTCTAGTGATGGAAATCCGTGACTTTGAATACATTGTGACGAGTACAGAGATTGAGTCTCTCCTTCTTGAACTGACGCTCATCAAGAAACATTATCCAAGATATAATATTTTGCTGAAGGATGATAAGAGCTACCCTTTCATCAAGATTACGAATGAAAAACATCCGAGGCTCTTAGTTACAAGGACAGTAAAGAAAAATAGCGGAAAATACTTTGGACCTTATCCGAATGCATATGCAGCGCACGAAACGAAGAAACTGCTGGATAGAATCATCCCGTTTCGTAAGTGTACACATCTGCCTGATAAACTGTGTTTGTACTACCATATCGGGCAATGTCTAGGTCCTTGTGTGTATGATGTCGATCAAAAAGAATACCAGAGATATATACAGATCGTCACTAACTTTCTAAATGGGCATGATACGACGATCGTAGAAGAACTTAAAGAGAAGATGAACACAAAAGCAGAAAATCTTGAATTCGAAGAAGCGAAAGAATATCGTGATCTCATACAGCATATCGAATCATTGATGTTTAAACAGAAGATGATGACCAGTGATATGACAACAAGAGATATATTCGGTTTCAGCGTTGATAAAGGCTGGATGTGTGTGCAAGTATTCTTTATCCGTCAAGGAAACTTAATTGAACGTAAAGTTCAGATGATTCCATTGATAGATGATGCGAAAAGTCATTTCTATAATTTTATCGGTCAGTTTTATCAGTTAGAAGAAAATATTTTACCTGGTGAAGTCCATATCCCCCTTGGACTGGATATGGATATGGTTCGTTCAGTAGTAGAAACAAAGGTGATTCAGCCTAAAAAAGGCAGGAAAAAAGAAATGGTCGATCTAGCGGTGAAGAATGCGAAGATCGCACTGACGAATAAGTTCGATATTATAGAACGAGACGAATCCAGAACGGTTAAGGCGATAGAAGAACTGGGGAATGTGATGGGCATTGAAACACCGATAAGAATTGAAGCTTTCGATAACTCAAATATACAAGGGGTAGATCCTGTCGCAGCCATGATTACTTTTGTAGATGGTAAACCAAGTAAACGTGATTATCGTAAGTATAAGATTAAGACAGTGACTGGACCGGATGACTATGCAAGTATGCGAGAAGTTGTACGACGTCGTTATACGAGGGTACTTAAAGAAAATCTGCCGTTACCGGACTTGATCATCGTCGATGGCGGTAAAGGCCATATGACAAGTGTTCTGGATGTACTTATCAATGAGCTTAATCTTGATATCCCGGTTGCAGGTCTTAAGAAGAATGATAAACATATGACAAGTGAACTGATCTATGGTGATGAGTTTAATATCATTCCTTTGAATAAGAAGAGTCAGAGCTTCTATTTACTACAGCGTATACAAGATGAGGTGCACCGTTTTGCAATTAGTTTTCATCGCAATACGAGACGTAAGACAGGACTGTCTTCACAGCTCGATCAGATTGAAGGTATGGGTCCAAAACGAAAACAGAAACTGATGAAGCATTTCGGTTCCGTCAAGCGCATCAAAGAAGCTTCAGTTGAAGAGATACGCGCTGCTGGATTACCAGAGAAGCTTGCGATTGAAATAAAGACAAAATTAAATCTTGAATAA
- the trxA gene encoding thioredoxin translates to MALINATDSNFEENIKEGVTLVDFWAPWCGPCKMIAPVLEDLAKDVEGKANIVKVDVDENQATAAKFEVMSIPTLIVFKDGQAVDKVVGFQPKEQLQAVLAKHY, encoded by the coding sequence ATGGCTTTAATTAATGCAACAGATAGTAACTTTGAAGAGAATATTAAAGAAGGTGTGACATTAGTAGATTTCTGGGCACCTTGGTGTGGGCCTTGTAAAATGATTGCACCTGTATTAGAAGATTTAGCGAAAGATGTTGAAGGTAAAGCGAACATCGTTAAAGTTGATGTTGATGAAAACCAGGCAACAGCAGCTAAATTTGAAGTAATGAGTATCCCAACTTTAATCGTATTTAAAGATGGTCAAGCAGTAGATAAAGTTGTAGGTTTCCAACCTAAAGAACAATTACAAGCTGTACTTGCGAAACATTACTAA